CATTCCCTTGTCCCAAGGCTATATTTTCCCTGTTACTTTTGAATGAACAACACTGTTCTTTGTTTCCCTCCCTTCATCTTTATAAATGGAGAGCCTTCAGCTGGAGTTTGGTTTTCAAAGTgggatccctggactctgggaatGTCACCAGGCATCAcctaggaacttgttagaaagACAAGTTCTGGGCCCCATCCAGATGTACTGAATTCCAAAAGCTGGGGATGGCACCCAACAATCTGTGTTCTTGTAAACACTCCAAGTGAGGTGGCACCCACTAATGTTGGAACACCACAGAACAGAGTACTAATCCTGGTCTCTTTCTACCCACCCCTTACTGAGACTTTGGTTAGCGAATTGAAGAGACAAACATGCCCAGCTCAGCCTCTTCATTTTTTGTTGGATTCCCTTTTTTATTCAGAACCATTATGCTGATAGGACACATGCATTCTAATTTAATAAAAGGAGATTCTCTGCTGTGTTAGGGAGGCAGAGGGTACTCAGCACTACTTGTGAAGAGGACTGTATATAATTTGGTGATGCAGGATTAGCAAGCCAATTAGGCTGCAGATCCAAAGCTGATGGTTTAATCATCTGATTCTATGTCATGATTATCAATAGGTTCCAAACACAGGAGGGGGAAATGGGGTGTTATATATTGGACCCCTACAGCTCCAAGTATGGGTTGTAGTGAAAAGTGGGCAAGATGCAGGTTCAGATGGTGTGTAGTAATAGAGAGACCTAGTTGAGAGAATTACAGGAACGAAGAATCAGAGGAATTCCTAGAATTTTTCAAGTAAATGGAACTTCAGAAATCAGTTGTGACCTCTTGCATTATGGATAAATAAGCAAAGCATGGAAGGAACTGagaggcttgcccaaggtcatattgCTAGTTAGTGATGGAAACCACTTGACTCAGGAAACCTGGTTCTTCACTGTACACTCTGTGAGCAGGTGGACCAAGGCAGACAACAGCAGAGAAACTTCACAGCCCAAGAATGAAGATAAGGCCAAGTAGAAGCAACAAACCTGGGGATTTTCAGCATGGGTATTGAGTTCAAAGCCAAAGTGCTTTGTGCTCAGAGGAAATCTCTGGCTCCAGTCCATGTTGCATGGTCTGTCGTCCCCTCACACAGCCAAGGCTCAAGCTACACATTCCACTCAGTGTGCTCTGagcactgttttgttttctcatgcTTTTTGTAGTGACTTTCTTTCTGCTTACAGtattttcctctgtgtgtgcccatgtgtgccAAGTCCTATCcattcatggggagagccaacTAATCCCAATGCCATTCCTTTATCAAGTCTTCTGATTTCATCAATCAATCCTCATCTCTGTGCCAGCCACAAATGGTCGTCCTCCACTCTAAATTGACAAGacaatttatttgtatattactAATGATAACACTTTCTACTTTCTGTTACTCTATGCCTTACCCTTTGTATTAGAATATAAGCTTCTTAAGAGCAGAGGTtatatttcatctatttttttgtcttttccagtttctttcattctttcttttttttttctgaagtgtaattgacatacagtgttgTCATATTAttctcaggtgtacaatatgatgattcaacaattccacacaTTTCTCAGAGCTCATCAAAGTAAGTGTACTCTAATAGTCTTcattccctttatctatttcacccatccccttacCCCAACCACTTTGGAAACCTCCAGTTTGTTCCTTGTGTTGAAGAGtatgtttgggtttttgttttctctctttttagtttgttatttttattttctatataagagtgaaatcatatatttgtctttctcagcctgacttatttcatttaatgtatACTCTCTATGTCTATCTGTATTGTTATAAATGGTAACGTCTCAATCTCTTTTATAGCtaggtagtatttcattgtgtacgtgtgtgtatgcacatactactacatcttctttatcctttcatctgtcaatggacgcTTGGGTTCCTTACATATccaattgtaaataatgcttcaataattaaaagggtgcatatgtctttttgaattcatgtaagcacttcttcacagcaaagaaaatcatcaacaaaacaaaaaggcaacctattgaatggaagaagatattggcgaataatatatccaataaggggttaatacccaaaagaCATTAAGAACTtacaaaaacacatgaaaaacaaatccaattttaaaatgggcagaagaccaaaatatttttccaagaagacaaacagatggccaacagacacatgaaaggataTTCAGCATCACTAAACTTCAgggaaacataaataaaaactaccccgaattgctaaggaaatgttgaaaaacaaaagcaaaactggtgacatcacgttacctgatttcaagctttcctacaaagctgtgatcaccaagacagcatggtactggcataaaaacagacacatagaccagtggaacagagtggagagcccagatatggaccatcaattctatggtcaaataatattcaacaaaacaggaaaaaatatacagtggaaaaaagacagtctcttcaataaatggtgctgggaaaattggtcagctatatgtagaagaatgaaactcgaccattctcttacaccatacacaaagataaactcgaaatggataaaagacctcaatgtgagacaggaatccatcagaatcctagaggagaacataggcagtaacctcttcgatatcagccacagcaacttctttcaagatatgtctccaaaggcaaaggaaacaaaagcgaaaatgaacttttgggacttcatcaagatcaaaagcttctgcacagcaacgaaaacagtcaacaaaacaaaaaggcaacccacggaatgggagaagatatttgcaaatgacagtacagacaaaaggttgatatccaggatctataaagaactcctcaaactcaacacacacaaaacagataatcatatcaaaaaatgggcagaagatatgaacagacacttctccaatgaagacatacaaatggctatcagacacatgaaaaattgttcatcatcactagtcatcagggagattcaaattaaaaccacattgagataccaccttccaccagttagaatggccaaaattagcaagacaggaaacaacatgtattggagaggatgtagagaaaggggaaccctcttacactgttggtgagaatgcaagttggtgcagccactttggagaacagtgtggagattcctcaagaaattaaaaatagagcttccctatgaccctgcatttgcactactgggtattcatcccaaagatacagatgtagtgaaaagaagggccatctgtaccccaatgtttatagcaccaatggccacagttgccaaactgtggaaagaaccaagatgcccttcaccggacaaatggataaggaagatgtggtccatatacacggtggagtattatgcctccatcagaaaggatgaatacccaacttttgtagcaacatggatgggactggaagagattatgctgagcgaagtaagtcaagcagagagagtcaagtaccatatggtttcacttatttgtggagcataacaaagaacatggaggacatggggagatggagaggagaagggagttgagggaaattggaaggggagatgaaccatgagagactatggactctgaagaacaacctgagagttttgaaggggctggggttgggaggctggggaaccaggtggtgggtaatagggaggacacatattgcacggaacactgggtgtggtgcaaaaacaatgaatactgttacactgaaaagaaattttaaaaaataaaatactgataataataatagtaataataataataataataatttttaaaatcttctagaaaaaaaactataatgaaatatccttttatacctgtcagaatacCTACATCTAGAAAGCCAACAAGtattagagaggatgtggagaaaaaggaacccttgtgtactcTTCTTGGGAATGTAAATCAGAGCAACCACTAAGAAAATGGTACCAagattcctcaaaatattaaaaatagaattacaatgTGATCCAGTATtcccactactggatatttaatgaaagaaaacaaaaacattttttctactttattttagttacaatttttttaagcCAGCAAGCAGCGACACACACAActgaaaggagacagaaaaaaaaggcaggggaggAAGAGTAAAGACACATCCTTCACTACACAATGAATACACAGCTCTATTAGTGTTCTCCCACCAAAATGCCATGGGAGGCATAGCTTTACATGTGCTCAGGAGTACTCTCCGTTGTTGCGCAGAGGAGCAGACAGCATTTGGGTGATGATGTCAAATTAAATATGTATTGGCACTGCTGAGTTCAAGGTCTAGAGTTTGGGCCCTAACTTCAGTGGGTCTGTGCAACCTGGCTGTGCTGGATTCCATACGCGAAGTAGATAACAAACCCAATCAGCATCCAGATACTAATTGGGGCCCAGGTGGTAGCTGACATCTGTGTCATAAGGCAAACATTCACAAAGATGCTcaagagtgggaggagaggcacaGCAGGGACCTTAAAGTGAAGGGGAGTAGAGCTCTGTGGCTGTCTCCAGATGACCCCAGTGATCCCAGTGATGAGCACCAGGAGCAGCACAACCATTGTGATCGGCACTGGGTCTCCAGAAAGCAGACCTGGCCAGTGAGCCAGCACCAGGCAGAGGAGAATCAGCAGCAGAACAAGCAGTGAGGAACAAACACAGACAATCTGGCCAGAGATTGGAGTGGGTGTGGGGCTGCCTGGAAAAAATAGTCCTCGTAGAGTCAGTTTGCCTGATGCAGGTGCagtctcctcctgctcctgtgcTTGATTTCCCCCATTCTCCTCCTGTATCTGTACTTCatttccccccttcctcctctcaggCTGATACCGGAACATGAGAACACAAAAAGCCATCATGGAGTAAGTGAGCAGGGCCACAATTGACATGATGAGCAGAAGATCAGCAAGTCTGAAGAAGAATGCCATGATTGCTGCAATAATGCCAAAGATCACAGTGGCCATGACAAGCATGAAGGTGTCAGTATAGATTCTGGCAAGGACAGGGAACAGGAGGCCATCCTTTGCCATCACATATATCAACTGACCTATGGGGAACATATAATCCAAGATGCTGAGAGAAAGACTGCAGAGGAATAACAAAGCTACAACATAGTAGGCAGGAGCCCATCCAATATGGAGAAAAGCCTCAGGCAAGGTGCTCCCAGGTCGAATTTGGTAGTAAGGAACCATAAGTGTAAGGGCTGCAGAGacaccaaaatacaccaaaacaCAGATGAGCAGTGAAATCACAATTCCCATGGGGATGGAACGCTTGTGGTTCTGGGCTTCTTCAACTCTGGTAACAATGTTATCGAAACCAGTAAATGCATAGAAACAGGTAGCTGATCCATGGAGAATCCCCGCAAAGCCAAAAGGCACAAATCCTCCAGAGCCCAGAGGGCCCAAGCTAGAGGTGCCATTGAGTTCATCCTTTCTGTAGTCTTCTTCTGTGAGCTTCCAGTTGTGCAGGTCCCCCTTAATGAAGCCAGAGATTATGACAAAACTGAGAATCAAAATTCTCACCAATGTGACCACTTTGGTTAACAGCATCGACTCCCTAAACCTCAAAGTCAGTAATCCAATGAGCAAAAACACAAGGCCCAcaataaagaaaactataatcTTTGCAAGGACCTGGGGAAAATGCAATAAGATGTTTTCACTAAGGGCCTGAGAGACCTTGTACCCAAACATGTTGTCAAAAGTTGAAATCCAGGCAAAAACCATATTGGCTGTATCAGCAACACAAGAGAAGATGAGGTTCCAGCCAGTGATGAAGGCCCAGATTTCACCTACAGTAACATAGGTGTAGAGATATGCCGAGCCAGAAAGGGGAATCTGGGCACTAAACTCTGCATAACACAGTCCAGCCAACAATGAAGTTAGGCCAGCCACCAAAAAGCAGACCACAATGGATGGTCCTGCTTGATTGCTAGCCACCTCACCAGCCAGGATATACACACCTACACCCATTGTGCAGCCCACACCCAGGGCCACTAAATCCACAGTGCTCAGGCTTCTGTCAGAGTCAGTTGTAGCCTCATCTAGCATTCGTCTGCGTACCAGCTTTTGACCAAATCTGTGAAGTGTCTGACACAGCCTTCTAGCTGGAACTGAAGAGGATTCCATATCAGAGAGCTGTAGAAAGTGCAGGTTGCTGAATGTCTCAGGTCAGGTTCGGTGAGGCTGAGCTAAATGGAGTTGGGTTGGGGATGCCAAGTTCCATCGCTTCAAGCTTCAGGCTGCtgcttcatatttttcttatgtgCTGTCGCTCCATATGCCTaagtaaacaataaatatttactgagcaatgGTATTCAACCAGTGCTCAGAAGTCACATGTCAACTCTTGCAGCCTAAGTATCACAGAAACTAATACCAAAGACATCACAGAAGAAACTGGCagagcacccaggtggctcattcattaaacatctcccttgggctcagatcatgatctcaggctcctgggatcgagccccacattgggctccctgcttctccctctcccactctccctgcttgttttccttctcttgctgtctctctgccaaataaaaaaataaaatcttttaaaaaaaagaaaaagaaaaatcagctgACTTTCCCCCAGGAAAGTGTCAACTACCTCCCCACATTCTCCTGTTGTGCACACCACATGACATAATCCTATTTGAGTTCATCTAAGTCATGTTGGTTCATGTACTAATTAAGCTGTAAAACACAACAGGGCATGAGTGTAGTGTGCAGTTATTCATATGCAGGATATGCGTGGTACTTGAGCATGAGTAATGACACATTAATTCACAGACTAGTGGGCTTTGTTATAATTactgaatcatttttaaaatatcatctaaGGTTAGAATACAGATATTGGTCCACTGGTCTTAAAACCCTTACCCCAgttcccctgggtggctcagttggttaatcaactgccttcagctccagtcgtgatcccagggtcctgggattgagtcctgcattgggctccctgcttggtggggagtctgtttatccctctgcttctgcctctctctctgtgtgtgtctctcatgaatgaatgaataaataaataaaatctttaaagaaagaaaacaaacccttACACCAACATCAGTTAGCCACGGTCGGGTGGCACTTTCCAACCACTTTCTCCTCATTCTGCATCATAATTTAGCTGTACTGATGGCCAAGAATGTACAGTCTTCCCCTTCCCTTTATCCACTTGGCCCACAGAGGCACtatgaacagagagaaagagggagaaaggggcaggGCCTTCATAACCACCTGTAAGAAAGAGAGGACCAGGCTATCTGGGAAGGAAATACTGGAGAAATGGTGGTAGCAGCCAACCCAGCATCCAGGACTGAGATGGGAGAGGAGCCAGGAAGAtagttttatgaattttgaaaTTCAACACATCTCGCCTAAATCACCCAGGCAAAATTCACTATAATTTTCATGTCCTCAGCCATAAGAGTGTGattcaaagggagaaaaataagtcATCTAGCTCAGAAGCTCATGACCAAAACAATTGCTTCATTCTCTCCTCTCTGGGTTCCAGGAGAGAAGGTGAATTCACTTCTTTAGACTGTCTCCTCACTAGCCACATTGTGCCCTATACACACCCTGTGATGTCAGCTGCCAGGGTCCTGGAGAATCTGTCCTGCTCTGTGAACTTGTATTAAAACACTCACTTGTAACTCCCTATTAATTTTTCAGATGGagttatttttaactcattcaaaACATGCTCTCAGTATGCCAAACATATTTTCTTAATGGCGGAACTGGCATGAGGGTCCTTCTTCCCACTACTCTTCTACTACATTCAAATGGTTTCCTCCCCAGGGGAGAAAGGGTAGGGAGTAATAATTCATAGCCAAGACCCTCAAAGGAGTAGtgaagaatggagaaaagaaagacacGCAGCCCCCACTACCCTCCCTACTCATGCTTTGGTTTGACAGAATTTTAGGAAATATTATCAGAGGATTTTAAAGATAGAAAGATCAAGTCAAAATTGAGAAGGTGTCTCTATAGTGATCAAAAGGAACCCTTGAGTTATGGGTCAGACCTTCTGTCTAGAAATCCATCTATCCAGACTCCTTATTTGCCACTTACCAGCTCCAGTGTTATGATTTACCAACAATAATGTGTGAAAGATAAGGAGAGCCAATTCTCCACTCATGGAACCTGTCTATATTAATAAATGTTACTGAGGTGTCCCCCCACTAGCCCCTAGGCTTCAAACTCTTCaatggctccccactgcctttCCTTCATAGTCCATCCTTCCTTCATAATCTGACTTGAGCTAATTTCTCTAGCCTCATctagcctccatcagaaagaatgaatacccaacttttgtagcaacatggatgggactggaagagattatgctcaatgcaataagtcaagcagagagagtcaagtaccatatggtttcacttatttgtggagcataacaaagaacatggaggacatggggagatggagagaagggagttgagggaaattggaaggggagatgaaccatgagagactatggtctctgaaaaacaacctgagggttttgaaggggcggggggtgggaggttgggggaaccaggtcgtgggtaatagggagggcatgtattgcatggagcagtgggtgtggtgcaaaaacaataaatactgttatgctgaaaagaagtaaaaaaaaagtgagaaaaaaatttgaatgGAAAACCTTGACTACCCATCATTCATGGCAGCTATAAGCCACACATAAGTGATAAAGAATTGCTTCTTTTTGAGGatgcttgttttaaaaatatgagaatgTCTTGAGTTATAGGCAACTAATAACCCATACACAGTTAGACAAACTTCATGTTCAGGCCCTATAATCCAGGCAGGATGTCCTAAGGCAGAGGTTCTCACTTTGGGGAACAGAGGGAGGCATAATGAAGACACCTGGGGACATTTTCAAACTTCAGATCCTCTCCCTAGGAGATTCTTGTCCACTAGCCCTGCACTTCCTGTGATTACTCTAAACCACACAAGTGACAAGAAATTATCCTCAATTTCATGGGGAAGAGATTCTAGAGTTTCCTTTAAAGGAAGGCAACAAAGTTGAGTCATTAGGAGTAAGGTTCTTCATGTAGACTGTTCAGGTTAAAATCACACCTCAACCTTCCATCTGGTGACTCTGGACTAATTAGTTCTCCTC
This DNA window, taken from Meles meles chromosome 7, mMelMel3.1 paternal haplotype, whole genome shotgun sequence, encodes the following:
- the LOC123947448 gene encoding cationic amino acid transporter 3-like, with protein sequence MESSSVPARRLCQTLHRFGQKLVRRRMLDEATTDSDRSLSTVDLVALGVGCTMGVGVYILAGEVASNQAGPSIVVCFLVAGLTSLLAGLCYAEFSAQIPLSGSAYLYTYVTVGEIWAFITGWNLIFSCVADTANMVFAWISTFDNMFGYKVSQALSENILLHFPQVLAKIIVFFIVGLVFLLIGLLTLRFRESMLLTKVVTLVRILILSFVIISGFIKGDLHNWKLTEEDYRKDELNGTSSLGPLGSGGFVPFGFAGILHGSATCFYAFTGFDNIVTRVEEAQNHKRSIPMGIVISLLICVLVYFGVSAALTLMVPYYQIRPGSTLPEAFLHIGWAPAYYVVALLFLCSLSLSILDYMFPIGQLIYVMAKDGLLFPVLARIYTDTFMLVMATVIFGIIAAIMAFFFRLADLLLIMSIVALLTYSMMAFCVLMFRYQPERRKGGNEVQIQEENGGNQAQEQEETAPASGKLTLRGLFFPGSPTPTPISGQIVCVCSSLLVLLLILLCLVLAHWPGLLSGDPVPITMVVLLLVLITGITGVIWRQPQSSTPLHFKVPAVPLLPLLSIFVNVCLMTQMSATTWAPISIWMLIGFVIYFAYGIQHSQVAQTH